A section of the Paenibacillus yonginensis genome encodes:
- a CDS encoding SDR family NAD(P)-dependent oxidoreductase: protein MSFANKKVVVTGAGQGIGKGVAEAYAKAGAYVILADIDAELGAAAAAAIRQEGGQAEFVVCDVKSEVSVQALMEQAAGEDEALDILINNAGLGIWKSPLELELDEWDHVLNTNARGCFLCAREAAKYMRKSGGGSIVNLASTRALMSEPNSEAYAASKGAIVALSHALAVSLGPDGITVNCISPGWIENGDYEALRPEDHQQHPAGRVGKADDIARACLYLTSPDNDFVTGVNLVVDGGMTRKMIYEE from the coding sequence ATGTCATTTGCGAACAAGAAGGTAGTGGTGACAGGAGCAGGGCAAGGGATCGGCAAAGGAGTTGCCGAGGCTTATGCCAAAGCGGGAGCTTATGTCATACTGGCTGACATCGATGCAGAGCTTGGGGCAGCTGCTGCGGCGGCCATCCGGCAGGAGGGCGGCCAAGCCGAGTTTGTTGTATGTGACGTTAAATCCGAGGTTTCGGTCCAAGCGCTGATGGAACAGGCGGCCGGTGAAGACGAGGCTTTGGACATTCTGATCAATAACGCCGGGTTGGGCATTTGGAAATCGCCGCTGGAGCTGGAACTAGACGAATGGGATCATGTCTTGAACACCAATGCCCGGGGCTGCTTCCTTTGTGCCCGTGAAGCGGCCAAATATATGAGGAAATCCGGGGGAGGTTCGATTGTGAATCTCGCTTCGACCCGGGCGCTTATGTCGGAACCGAACAGCGAAGCTTATGCGGCTTCCAAAGGCGCTATCGTCGCATTGAGTCATGCGCTTGCGGTTTCGCTGGGTCCGGACGGCATTACGGTCAACTGCATCAGTCCGGGGTGGATTGAGAACGGGGATTATGAAGCCCTGCGTCCGGAGGACCATCAGCAGCATCCGGCCGGACGGGTCGGCAAAGCGGACGATATTGCCCGCGCCTGCCTCTATTTGACTTCCCCGGATAACGACTTTGTCACCGGCGTAAATCTCGTTGTTGACGGCGGCATGACACGTAAAATGATTTATGAGGAGTAG
- the ltrA gene encoding group II intron reverse transcriptase/maturase, with protein sequence MKVTETGAKGSQLLTEDSLQKNSAEHEGYAGVHSPARITETDDTNATESKDRLLEKIVSRDNLNEAFKRVKANKGSHGIDGMGVDELLQYLRDNGETIKQLILGGKYRPNPVRRVEIPKENGKKRNLGIPTVVDRVIQQAIAQVLTPIYERQFSDNSYGFRPKRSAHHAMKRSQQYVQEGYRYVVDMDLEKYFDTVNQSKLIEVLSRTIKDGRVISLIHKYLRAGVVVKHKFEDTEIGVPQGGNLSPILSNIMLNELDKELEARGHRFVRYADDMLIFCRSRRSAERTLTKILPYIEKKLFLKVNREKTIVDDATKVKFLGFSFYQSKGETRVRIHPKSVSKMKAKVKELTSRSNGMGNTDRALKLRRYIMGWVNYFKLADMKQLLQTTDKWMRRRIRMVFWKQWKRVRTKLERLISLGIHEQKAWEYANTRKGYWRISNSPILSKSLGNNRLKNLGFLFFSDYYRQVTAHS encoded by the coding sequence ATGAAAGTTACCGAAACAGGAGCCAAGGGCAGCCAACTTCTAACGGAAGACTCTTTGCAAAAGAATAGTGCGGAACACGAAGGATATGCGGGAGTGCACAGTCCTGCGAGGATAACCGAAACCGACGACACCAACGCAACCGAGTCGAAGGACCGGTTGCTTGAGAAAATCGTTAGCAGGGACAACTTGAACGAAGCATTCAAGAGAGTCAAAGCGAACAAGGGATCGCACGGAATCGACGGGATGGGAGTAGATGAACTTCTACAATATCTCAGAGACAACGGCGAGACCATCAAGCAACTGATCTTGGGCGGCAAGTACCGCCCGAATCCCGTTCGAAGGGTAGAGATTCCCAAAGAGAACGGAAAGAAGAGAAACCTTGGCATCCCAACAGTGGTTGACCGAGTCATCCAGCAGGCAATCGCCCAAGTGCTTACGCCAATTTATGAGAGGCAGTTTTCAGACAACAGCTACGGATTCCGACCCAAACGGAGCGCACACCACGCGATGAAACGAAGCCAACAATACGTGCAAGAGGGATATCGTTACGTGGTGGATATGGACTTGGAGAAATACTTTGACACCGTCAACCAAAGCAAGCTTATCGAGGTGCTTTCAAGAACGATCAAAGACGGACGAGTGATCTCGCTCATCCATAAGTATCTCCGGGCGGGAGTCGTCGTGAAGCATAAGTTTGAGGACACGGAAATCGGCGTACCGCAGGGAGGGAACCTAAGTCCGATTCTCAGCAATATCATGCTGAATGAATTGGACAAGGAACTGGAAGCAAGAGGACATCGATTCGTGCGATACGCAGACGATATGCTCATATTCTGCCGGAGCAGGAGGAGTGCGGAGCGTACCCTGACGAAAATTCTCCCTTACATCGAGAAGAAGTTGTTTCTCAAGGTAAACCGGGAGAAAACGATTGTGGACGATGCGACAAAAGTTAAATTTCTTGGCTTCTCATTCTACCAGAGCAAAGGGGAAACGCGGGTCAGAATCCATCCCAAATCCGTATCCAAGATGAAAGCTAAAGTGAAAGAGCTAACGTCGAGAAGCAACGGAATGGGCAACACCGACCGGGCGCTGAAGCTTAGGCGTTACATCATGGGATGGGTAAATTATTTCAAGCTTGCTGACATGAAACAACTACTCCAAACCACTGATAAATGGATGAGAAGGCGTATCCGAATGGTCTTCTGGAAGCAATGGAAACGAGTGAGGACGAAACTCGAAAGGCTTATATCGCTCGGAATTCATGAACAGAAGGCGTGGGAATACGCAAACACAAGAAAGGGCTATTGGAGAATCTCCAATAGCCCAATCCTCTCGAAGTCCCTCGGTAACAATAGGCTGAAGAACCTCGGATTCCTTTTCTTTTCTGATTATTATCGACAAGTTACTGCGCATTCCTAA
- a CDS encoding cytochrome c biogenesis CcdA family protein, with the protein MTEQLYVGSVFAAGLLSFFSPCILPLLPVYLAYLGSSGTEGASHNGAKPGASSFSPLLALRTLVFILGLSTVFVLLGFGAGALGSVLNSSVFITVCGIVVILFGFYQTGVVQLPFLEREKKIQADLQKTRGWAGAYMLGFTFSFGWTPCIGPVLAAVISLSASGGSWLPGVTYMGIYALGLAVPFLILSLFSSLLLTRIRAVYKHMNKLKILSGVVLMIMGLLLVTNKLNAITAYFQF; encoded by the coding sequence ATGACAGAGCAGCTATACGTTGGCAGTGTATTCGCTGCAGGTTTGTTATCTTTTTTCTCGCCCTGCATATTGCCTCTGCTTCCGGTCTATCTGGCTTACCTGGGCAGCTCGGGGACGGAAGGCGCCAGCCATAACGGTGCAAAGCCAGGAGCTTCCAGCTTTTCTCCTTTGCTGGCCCTTAGAACCTTGGTGTTTATTCTCGGGTTGTCCACCGTTTTTGTGCTGCTCGGGTTTGGAGCCGGGGCGCTTGGCAGCGTACTGAACAGCTCCGTTTTCATTACGGTCTGCGGCATCGTAGTCATTCTCTTTGGTTTTTATCAAACCGGTGTGGTCCAACTTCCTTTTCTGGAGCGGGAGAAAAAAATCCAGGCCGATTTGCAAAAGACGCGCGGATGGGCGGGAGCCTACATGCTAGGCTTTACGTTCAGCTTTGGCTGGACGCCTTGCATCGGGCCGGTACTGGCTGCGGTGATCAGCTTGTCCGCCAGCGGAGGGTCCTGGCTGCCCGGAGTAACCTATATGGGGATTTATGCCTTGGGTCTGGCCGTTCCTTTCCTGATCCTGTCGTTGTTCTCCAGTCTGCTGCTGACCCGGATACGCGCGGTTTATAAGCATATGAACAAACTGAAGATCCTGTCCGGGGTTGTTTTGATGATTATGGGACTGCTGCTGGTAACGAACAAGCTGAATGCGATTACCGCTTATTTTCAATTTTAG
- a CDS encoding TlpA family protein disulfide reductase, with protein MNGKRKRWIWGAAAAAALILVALGSQSLGKPGGISLNRSVSAAETSGQTVNQGRPAPNFNLKDTKGNAVSLADFKGEKVYVKFWASWCPICLAGLDEINQLSGQQHDYKVLTIVSPGYNGEQSEADFVSWFSKRGYDNMEVLLDEGGSLAKQFGVRGYPTSFYIGSDGVLAKSVPGHNPNDLIAQTIDSIH; from the coding sequence ATGAACGGCAAACGGAAGAGATGGATATGGGGAGCGGCGGCAGCGGCGGCATTAATCCTTGTGGCCCTGGGCAGCCAGAGCTTGGGTAAGCCGGGAGGAATCTCCCTGAACCGGTCGGTGAGCGCTGCGGAGACGAGCGGCCAAACGGTGAATCAAGGACGGCCCGCCCCCAATTTTAATCTAAAGGATACAAAAGGCAACGCCGTGTCTCTGGCCGATTTTAAGGGCGAGAAGGTTTATGTGAAATTCTGGGCCTCCTGGTGTCCGATCTGCCTGGCCGGTTTGGATGAAATCAACCAGCTGTCGGGCCAGCAGCATGATTACAAAGTGCTGACCATCGTCAGTCCCGGCTATAACGGGGAGCAGTCTGAAGCCGATTTTGTCAGCTGGTTCTCCAAACGGGGATACGACAACATGGAGGTGCTGCTGGACGAAGGCGGCTCTTTAGCCAAACAATTTGGCGTCCGCGGTTATCCAACTTCCTTTTACATCGGTTCAGACGGCGTGCTTGCTAAAAGTGTTCCGGGACATAACCCGAACGACCTGATTGCCCAAACGATTGATTCCATTCACTAA
- the msrB gene encoding peptide-methionine (R)-S-oxide reductase MsrB — protein sequence MKRMRLGFGLASALFLIMAITACSPYNQINGAAESVAAAAGSAFESSPRVTTVSLPNPNKDVDYSHSELRQIYLAGGCFWGVEAYISRIYGVSDAVNGYANGTGENPTYEDVVRGDRGFAETVKVTYDPSRVSLKMLLEDYFKVIDPTSVNKQGNDRGVNYRTGVYYEDQQDLPVIQEVVAAEQAKYDKKIVTEVLPLSNFYMAEEYHQDYLEKHPDGYCHIDLGILKDQKVEIDPAKYPRPSNEELKQKLTKEQYQVAVLGDTEHAFSNAYWDNYDPGIYVDVVTGEPLFSSADKYDSGCGWPSFTKPIIPEVVNYKEDTSFGLVRTEVRSRAGNTHLGHVFDDGPADKGGKRYCIDSASIRFVPEADMDKEGYGDLISLVK from the coding sequence ATGAAACGAATGAGGCTGGGTTTTGGTTTGGCAAGTGCTTTGTTTCTGATCATGGCGATTACGGCTTGTTCCCCTTATAATCAAATTAACGGGGCTGCTGAAAGCGTTGCGGCTGCGGCCGGAAGCGCTTTTGAAAGCAGTCCCCGGGTGACGACGGTTTCGCTGCCTAACCCGAACAAGGATGTGGACTATTCCCACAGCGAGCTGCGTCAAATCTATTTGGCCGGCGGCTGCTTCTGGGGAGTGGAGGCTTATATTTCTCGGATTTACGGCGTAAGCGATGCTGTCAATGGTTATGCCAACGGTACGGGGGAGAATCCGACCTATGAGGATGTGGTGAGAGGGGACCGCGGATTTGCGGAAACTGTCAAAGTCACGTATGACCCGTCCCGTGTATCGCTAAAAATGCTGCTGGAGGATTACTTTAAAGTTATTGACCCTACCAGCGTGAATAAACAGGGCAACGACCGCGGCGTCAATTACCGCACGGGTGTTTATTATGAAGATCAACAGGATCTGCCGGTTATTCAAGAGGTTGTTGCTGCTGAGCAAGCCAAATACGACAAGAAGATTGTGACAGAGGTTCTGCCGCTGAGCAATTTCTATATGGCGGAGGAATACCATCAGGACTATTTGGAGAAACATCCTGACGGCTACTGTCATATCGACCTCGGAATCCTGAAAGATCAAAAGGTAGAGATCGATCCCGCCAAGTATCCAAGACCAAGCAACGAGGAATTGAAGCAAAAGCTGACGAAGGAGCAATATCAGGTAGCGGTGCTGGGAGATACGGAACACGCTTTCTCCAATGCTTATTGGGATAACTACGATCCCGGTATTTACGTGGATGTTGTGACCGGGGAGCCGCTGTTCTCCAGTGCCGACAAATACGATTCGGGCTGCGGCTGGCCGAGCTTCACGAAACCGATCATTCCGGAGGTTGTGAATTATAAGGAAGATACCAGCTTTGGTCTGGTCCGCACAGAAGTAAGAAGCCGCGCGGGAAATACCCATCTGGGTCACGTCTTTGACGACGGACCTGCGGATAAAGGCGGCAAGAGATACTGCATCGACAGCGCGTCGATCCGTTTCGTGCCTGAAGCTGATATGGATAAAGAGGGATACGGCGATTTGATTAGCCTTGTAAAATGA